In Nymphaea colorata isolate Beijing-Zhang1983 chromosome 10, ASM883128v2, whole genome shotgun sequence, the genomic stretch GGATAGTTCATGCAAATCTTCAGTGGTAGGGTTCTCAACTTCAGAACGGCAAAGAGGCATGGTAAATCCGATGTCCTAGTCCGTTTAACAGAACGAGTTAAAGACAAAGTCAGAGgtctttttaaatataaaaagagCAAattagatgagaaaaaaaaaaggaattgccATAGTTTAGTTCAATTACAATCTTACAGATTAAGAAACATGCATACGTGATACGACATTTTACAAtttcgaagaagaaaaaaacaaaaggaataatTCAATGCACAAAAGCCACATCAAAGCAAACCATGAGTGAAGCACCATTAGTGTCTCGACTAGACCTGCATCAAGAGAAAGACATGTTTTTCACAGCTACATTACCATGGGTGGCATGTTCCATGTCTTGACGGGTTTGCTATTAGTCTCCGTAATGATCAGTGAATTAGATGTTGGAACAAAGAAATATATGCCATTCGAAAATTGAAAGGAGTATTACTAATAGaatatgtcatttgaaatttgaaaggaGACTCATTCGTACTTCACAAGCCATTCACCAGGTCAGTCAAGTAAATGAACAAGGCAGGTGAAGTCTTATGAGTTAAGTATACATTtgtacacatgcacacatttaaaaaaaaaaaatacatttcatATTTAAGAAGGTCACTTTTGTTTTCCTCTAAAGGGCCATCTCAATGATTAATCGACCAAGTAGGCCCTCAGATGGTCCCAGCCAACTTGGAGGGAAAGGCAACTCTGCTGACTAGCACCTAGCCCAACTAGTTGACTACTAGGACCAACTACTGCCAGTTTAACAACTAAGGTCTAGCCATGGTTTGAAATTGGACCTCCCAATATTCTTCCCGATTAATTCCACTCTTCAAACTGCAACCTTAGATTGCTTTGTAGTCAATAAACTCCACCAACTAAATTGCAATGGCCATATCTGGGCTAAGCAGTGGCATATCCTCTTCAAATCATCTAGATAAAGTTGCCCACCAAGCAAAGAGAAACCAATaccatatagaataaaaaaaatgagaattttgttCCACAAATAACCAATGTTGTCAAAGGCTTGCTTAGGGCTATTGTGTGCAGGTGATTGCATTTTCAATCTTTATTGCTTCTAGTAGATGTAGAAGCTTATTTCGATAATGTagatcattaaaaaaacatgggGTTCCAtaataaatacattttggtTTCCAACAGCTCATAAATGTGGATTTGTAATATAATAGGGTGACAAATTTATGGAACAGATAAAGTCATAAAACCAAAGGGAGAAAATCCCAGAGCAAGAactaagaatgaagaagaagtatattttcatgtaaaaacGAGTCATACATTCTCTTTCAGCAAGGCACGCAAGCCCCTGGTAGACCGAGACAGGTAAGCATTACACGAGTGCTTCTGTTTCCCCAAAAGATCTCCACCAATGAACATAGCAACAAAATGTGAAGTATAAACTGCAAAATTTGCAAAGGATAAATTTCATTCTCTACAAGAGAAGAATAGTCATAAATGAAACATGTTGTATTCAGAACCTACATACCAAGTACTAGACACAACAAAATGGGCCAATGTTGCACTTGAAATAACAATCAACTACTGTAGAAAATATATTGAAGATTGCAAAAGCAAAACTTCATGATCAAAACCAGTTCCTCAAAAATGAAATTGAGTATAGTTAGCAAGTCAATATGTCCATGAATTACCATAAAAGATGCTGCACATGTTCCGTCTCAGCATGTAGTAGAGACTCCGAAATGAATCTTCCCAATCAAGCTgtctttttgataaaaaatctaTTTCTGTatgatcaacaaaaaaataataccaTCATTGAATTCAAAAGTTGAACATTTTGGGAAATCTTAAAGTAAAATATTAAATCAATATTTTAACAGTATTGGTCAGACCCAAATTTAGATAATGTATCATAACCTAACGAAAAGATCACAATAATTTAATCTTTTAAACTAAGAATtcaaaaagaatttaaaatcataaaagcaaaAACAATAATGGAAAAAACAACTCTACAAAAAGCATGAATTGTATAAGGctataagcataaaaaaataacaaatatatgttACCTACAGCATGCACACTTTCATTAAAAATGATCGAAATGACCACCTAAATTACTCCCAACACTTAAGTGTATGAAATGAACGGTGTTATTATCTATGCCATAGACCATAGTCCTTGGACTCTTTAAGCAACTTGAGGTCATGaaacttgaatttttattttgtactGTGAGAAtaaacataagattttataaGAGAGAGCTCTACCTTAAATGCATGAAATCAGcccttgttttttaatttagatGTGTAAAAACACTTTCACACCAGACATAAACATTCAATCTTATTAAATTTATGTAACTTTAAATTTAATCGAAAATGatagatttttatgttttcaaggTGTAACATAAGTTGCATCCCTTATCATACCATAACCACCAGATTCAGTATAGTTTACACCCCAGAATTCAGAAGTAGATCATTTGCCTTTATAGTCACATAACATGATGTAATGTATTGTATGACATGCTATATACGTACAACACCATATTAAATTGTTACCTGCTAGACCTCCACGAGCAGATGAGATTGTCAACGAAGATACAACAGAAGATGGTAAAGAAGTTTGAGGATACAGCCATGAACATAAGGCTTCAGGATACAAGGCCTCAACCTTTGGAGGAGTTCCAACCAATTTGGGAACATCCCCAGAAAGTTTGACCTCTCCACCTCCACCTACGGCTAACCTATGGCACCTGGAAAACCCGAGAAGTTAAATAAAGTATCTAGCTTAAAAAGATTCTTTAAAGTGATAGTTCAATGTCAACATATGCAATACAGATGTTTAAacttaaatttgtaaaaaaacaaaaaaatgtgaggGGGCAATGACAGCCAAAATAAATTCTGAGGAAAGTGTGATAACATGCATAGATCAAATAGAATTTATATCATTACTGCAGTATAGAAGCTATCATGAAGGgaagacagaagcaaacaagcAAACAGACTCACCAACTCACGGAAGAAGAGGAAACCAGCCGCATATCAGATTTTAAAGTAAAGTCCAGAGGAGCTTTATCACCAAGAACATGAACTTCATGGCAAAAATTAGAGGAAATGAGACCAGGATGATTCCCAGATCCAACACTAGATGCACAAAAAGAAGGCTTTGGAAGCTCAGTTGCAGCAAATCCTTTTAGTGCTAGATCCTGGAAACCAGGaaggaaaacatgaaaaggGATTTCAACACACATAAGTCATAACAACTCATTGCTCAACACTGCCATGGCATACCATATCAATGTGACTAGAAGAAGAGAAGCCATCAATGCCAGAAGATAGCTCAGCAACATGACGGAATTTATTCTGGGAACATGTAGTAAGTTTTGCTTGAAAACCTTGGGATACATTGCCACTTGGAGAAGAGCTTGAAGGCATATTAGAGTTTCCATTGTCAGCACTGTGTTCCCAAAGAAAGCAGAACAATGAAACAGCAGAACAAGTTGCCCATTATATAAACTTATGCAGCATTCAAAAGAATCATTGTAATCTTCTTACCATGAGAAGTCCCTTAATTTCATATTAGAAGTGGAAAATTTCAATCCGCCTTCTGATAAACTTTGATCTAATCGATCCTGTCCAATTCAAGATTCATTAACAGCTGAAATTATAATAAGCAGAACCATAACAGGAGGCAAAATACAACCCCAGTTCAAAATTCTTAGTTCTAACCTTAGTGTTCTGCTTTCTGGGTGGCAACTTAAGCACGTCACTTAATTTCTTAACTGGGTAAACATCATCCATCTTTGTGTCAATGTACTTTGGTGTCTGGGCAGCCTCCTTTCTCTTCAGCCCACGGGGCATTTGTGCAGTAGTGCTGCCAGGCAGGTAAAGGCAGAAATACCTTAAAAAAGGATCACATCAGACAAATTTATGAAATCTTGCAGCAACTTATTACCTACCAATCAACTGCGAATAATGAAGCTACCAATTCCACCTTGTTGTCCTTTTTCAATATGTCCTCCTATGCAGGGACACGGGAAAGTGCATAAGAAAAAGTTCAAATAGGCGCAAAAGGAAGACAAACTACATGGTAATTCACAGACAGTAACCAGTACAAAAGATACATGCAGGaatttatgaataaaaaaataatttgaaaaagtaTCCAGGTCTAAAAGAGTacaataaattagaaaaactctctCCATGTCATAACCAAGAAAAAGTAATATTGCAGACGTTGGAATATACCATAGCCACAAAAAACTTTCTCGAGTTTTAAACGGctaggtttttctcgggtatagtACAGAGagctttaaaaaaatgcaaagaatacggtaaatttaaaaaaattaagaaaaaaactaaaaaagaaggaaaaataaaataagtgagaaactaataacacaagcATCAAAAAGTAAgcagatttgcaacaaataaaaaatcgaaaatgaaaaagaactgtttggcattaaaaaaaatgaaaaaaagcaaaaaaaaacgtgttaaaaatgcattttttcgcgttttaacattttttccaaaaaacacgtctttttttagttttaaaacaGGAATTTTATTTATCGTGTCTTTTGTGACTATGGAATATACTAAAATAAATTCAACCAAGCAAACTACAAAAGGCTCACATgcagaaagaagagagagaagaaacaagATATTTGAATGGCATAACTCACCCCCAATCCTAATAGTgcctccttttttttataattgcATTGAACATCAGATGTACGATTCTCACATGGAGAAATACATGTTGAGGTTTTGACAATTGCAACTGTGGCCATGTCAGCTGGTATCCCCACTATAATGTCATCCTACCAAAAAATGAGCTATCGCTCGTCCTATAATGGGCCAAGCCTGTGTTACCAATGACAGTGCAAAATGAATTAGTTATAGAAATCACAGAAACTACTCTATTATCGACAGAAATATTAAGAAAGAAGCATCTGATCATTGTTGAAATTATTGCCATTTTACGTAAAGaactaaaagaaagattatTGACATATTCAAAGATGGAAGATACTGACAAGGAATAACACAGATTTACGAAATTTATGTTCTATTTCCTTTGCATCTAAACTTTCCTTTGCATCTAAACAACACTACACATGAAGAGAAACTTTCTCTATAAAGCTTACATTCTCCAGGAGAGAATTACTTCAAATGAACTCAACAATATACATCATTATTTCAGTGTTAACAGTTAACACAAACTAAAACCAAATAAATGAATCCTGATGAATCTACACTAATTGTTTCAACAGAAAtacataagaaaaagaagaaagcaacatGAAAGAGAGATCCATATAATTGTTCACTGGAAGACACACATTACTTAAATGTTCAAAGAAAACTATGAAGCACAGCAGTTAAGATGTGCGAGCAGGACAAAAGCTTCGAGAACAATTTTATTCATCTACTAGGATGTGCGCCATCATGGCGGAAAGATGCGACCTCTCCCGCGTCATGGCGGGAGGATGCCGCGCCATCCGCCCACCTCCCTCTCTGCTGtcgtctgtctctctctctctctctctctttcttctgtcCGGCGAAAGGCTTgcctttaaaataaaaagaagaaactccCGGCAATGGCCGAGGgtttcaaaatttacaaaaccGATTTCAAAATCGAATGACCAAGGGTTTCAGACAGAAAAACCCTCCGCAATGGCCGAGGGCTTCAGAAGGTTTGAATCCCTCTTTTTGTGGCGGAAAAGAGGGACTCAGACCCCTCTTTTTCCGGCTCACAGAGAAAGAGGGAGTGGGAAAgggagggggggagagagagagagaggcgtcaCCGAAGCTCCGTCGGTCGTCCGATGCCCAATACCGTCGGCCCCTCACACCGGTCGGATGCCTGaactgtgagagagagaaaaccgatgaaatgaaatgaaaaactcGATGAAACGAAAAAAATAACCAAACACGGCATCAAACTCGTCGGATTTTAAAAACGATCCGAGGATCTGAAATCAACCCTCGGATTAAGAACCTCAGATTAATGCAAACACTTCTTGCACGATTCTTGGAGTCCACTGTTTCCATTGAACAATGCAACAGCATGCAACCTTTACATGGAATTCATTGGCAAAAGGGCTTCTCTCAGAAATAAACAACCCCGATTTTCTTTAAAACAtttgtaacatatatataaccAACTTTTCCATGAGATTAAAAATTTTGATCAGTTCTTACGTATGTTATTTAATTTACGCTAAGAAGAGCAACAAATCCCCGTTTtcaaatgcaaaagcaaaagcacCATACATGCTGACATTTCCAGTCGCAACTTAGAGCCATTTCTTATACATGGCCCTCATTTCAAGGAAAACTAAGAATCGTAGGATTGCCAAATTTTAAACCTCAATTATTgctatttgttgttttttctgaAATCCTCGATACAGTCCCTTCATTGCATGTTCATCAGCAATTCCAACACCAAGAATCCACAAAATTACCAATCGCGAAAAGAACATCTGCATCTCTACCACAGACAGGATGAATCGAAACACCAGAAGGGAAACTCAAAGAAGAACCCAAACAAgcaataaagaaaaagcaaccGTCGAGAGATTCAGAGGAGACCCGTCGGACATAGTGGCGATGGTGCGGTAAGGCGACGATGAGAGGTCTGTCCGGAATGGAGCTGCGTTTCCGCCACCAGAACGTGGTAGGAGGAGAGGAATCGGACTGGTCACGCCGTCGGGCTTGGAGATGACGGTAGAGAGGCCGCCGTCTGTGAGAATGGACGAGAAAGAGTGTTACGGTTTGGCGATAGAGGGCTGCGAAAAGGAGGGGAAAGCGACTTTGAGAGGGAGAAGACGGCCTCCGCCGTCTCTCTTGCTGCTGAGAAACGATCTGCAGGAAGAGAGATAAGagaggaaaaggagggaaatggGAAAGGGCGCCGGGAGATGAAATTTTGAATATGGAAGCACGCAGCTGGTTGGGTTTTCCGAAAGAAAAAGGATTGGGTTCGGTTCTGAGTCGAGTTTGGTCAAGTCATTGGTTTTAGGTTCAAAAAATAAGTGAATCTGGATTGGACTCATTATGCAACATCGGATCCCAGTGGGTTGAAATAAGGTCTATCGCGGGCTTTAAAAGCTGGTTGTATAGCTATTATGTTGGCAATGAGTGGGCAAGAGCGTTTTCTTATGTAAAACCAATGGACTCACGGAATTTGTCCTGAACCGAATACCAAAGTTCTGAGATGTACAGTTTGAGCTTCGGTTCCAATTCTTGATGGTTCGGATCTCCCGATCAAGATGATGAGAAGGCAGAATctacttcttttttattattaaaaaatatataatgaaaaatgtatgaaaattataaaaaaatgatcaaataattACCATCAAATCAACAAAGATTTTGATTTGATGTCCCCAAATGTTACTAAAGTATTACGGTtcgtgactatatatatataattgtgacTAAGATTAATAGATATGAAAGCATCTGCACCGAATGGCCCAACCTCTCCACCACCCTCTCTCTCATGACCCACTTATTGTCATCGACAGGCCCCATCAAAGCTCTGTCAATTGTCGCCTTGCCAAGGAGAGACCTGTCGGCTCCCCCCTCTTGTCACCGATGGGTTCGCCTAAGCCTTATTGGGCAATGCAACTAGTCTGCGCCCTAGTAGGCTCACGAAGGGAGTAACGGATATAATAAATGTGACAACAAAAAAGATACGTATGGCTCTAGTTTGATATTCAAtgacattcaaaaaatttatatttatagtgaatgaacGATGGCTTGGTTATATAAAGTAACAAAATCATCTAATCAAGACCCTCAATTCAAAACAAATTgttgattgagaaaaaaataaataaaataatatataaaataatatcattTGACGAAAAcgcttatcattttttttctttaatgttctCTTAACCATATATCATGTTAGATTGTGTGGTGTAGATTaaatggttgggtgactctacattgtttttttccatctctttatgtatatgtatgtgctTTTGTATTTCTATGAAGTCTCACCCAATATATGTCATTAACAAGTAAACAAGTTTTAACCTGCTTCTTTATATGAAATTAATGTTGTGCACATTAGCACGTAATGTAGTTGCACAAACCTTAACTAGTTACATTTTCAGTCTCTACCATTGGCACATAGTTGGCCACGATTTTATTGTAGTTTAACAATAGTTTAGTGATCACTAGAAAAttggtaaagaaaataaaactgaaTTATATTGctttcattcataaaaatgagGGCCTCTCCAAAGTCTGCAATTATAGACTTATTGCCTTATGCATCGTGTTGTATAATATTATTTTGCCCCCATTTATATTTTGCCTgcacttttaaaaaatatggaaGTTTGTAACTATTAAGTTCATAAAAAGTCTCTATCCTTAGGATAGCATGGACCTGAAACATTGGTCTTCGTGTAGTTTTAAAAGAGGTTGGCTTATGAAATGCTGAAAAAACCTCATACTTTGGAGATTACGGTGTAGGCACAACTCGAGAATccataatgaaaaataatgttttaatgagCAAGACTCTCTTGCCATCTAGTGGGTCCTTCTTGAGGAACTTTGCAGATGACAGGAAAGACCTACAGGTTTGGGTGCAACCGCTATGTAATCTATAGTAGAAGGGTGGTGGTTTTTTGTGTTTAAAGACTTGAGTGAAATACATATTGACCAAGGAGTAGGTTGGTGGGAAGGGAAGATGACACTGTCGTCTCAAAAAACTCAATTCTATGTGAGACCTTGAGGGCTGGTGGAGGTTTGAAAGTATAATGCTAATACCAAACAGCAGGTCATGGCTTGGTAGGTTCCGGGCGACGTCGGCCCCCTCAGAGATGGCAAATTGACCGTAGCAACTCATTTCATAGAGTTATAGGCACTGTTTTAGCTCCTTATTATAAAGTGATTGCTTATTTTGGTTATACATATTTGCTTCATTTGCTTTTGGAATAAAATGTTAGGGAGCCTCTCCTCCTCATGTTGTTGGGGAAGTAGTTGtattttaacaataaaaataaaaaatgatacttTATTCCATACTAAGTTCTCAGTCTTCTGACCACCGCGATGCAAATTAACCTTTATAACGATCCACATTAACATCTCGAtattctcaaaagaaaataGTTACGGGGTATGAATCCCAATCAGAGTGGTTGACAGGCTGAATTTTAGGGGCTTAAAATGGAAGCAGCATTTATTGTCGACCAACCAAATTAAATAATATGGAAttcttaaaaaggaaaataactaCAGAATTCAGATATCACGTATACTGTTTAAGGGCTGATATTTCAGGTGCTTAGAAAaggaaatttcacaaaaaatcgGCTGCGTTTGAATGCAAGTTCTTAACTCGATTTAGATTCGGCCACTTGTCAGAATTTCCTTCCTCAATAAGCAGTGCTAGTAAAGATTGCACCTGCACcgtcattaaaaaaatatttgattagaATGATTAAAATTTGCCGGGTACTTTGGTGGTTAAAACtaattgttttttattgaaTGCTTCGTAAACAATTACTGCACTACAAATCATCGTTGCTACTCCGACATAGTCactcaatttttaatttttactcaTCCAACAACATATGGGACATGGTTGCATTCTAGTTGTCCGTAAATTATTACCAACTTAAA encodes the following:
- the LOC116262062 gene encoding uncharacterized protein LOC116262062 isoform X1; the protein is MATVAIVKTSTCISPCENRTSDVQCNYKKKEALLGLGEDILKKDNKVELVASLFAVDCTTAQMPRGLKRKEAAQTPKYIDTKMDDVYPVKKLSDVLKLPPRKQNTKDRLDQSLSEGGLKFSTSNMKLRDFSCADNGNSNMPSSSSPSGNVSQGFQAKLTTCSQNKFRHVAELSSGIDGFSSSSHIDMDLALKGFAATELPKPSFCASSVGSGNHPGLISSNFCHEVHVLGDKAPLDFTLKSDMRLVSSSSVSWCHRLAVGGGGEVKLSGDVPKLVGTPPKVEALYPEALCSWLYPQTSLPSSVVSSLTISSARGGLAEIDFLSKRQLDWEDSFRSLYYMLRRNMCSIFYVYTSHFVAMFIGGDLLGKQKHSCNAYLSRSTRGLRALLKENDIGFTMPLCRSEVENPTTEDLHELSEFERRNPGQTSHRDHMYDVDNSSESLLAFVGIENVHGLYDILLNYRSFLSSLNSTDVPVLYSPVPFLNASSHSPQVRCKQVRRADTIHCTTGTSHVGIEGDPSSSICYSIEIRDSVLPPWVICRICKVMGLDDKTFEASFTMDPLSIGLNAALCDVSQETHDKSSSDDPSACSFMNAVVNISLRSACIQGLKYKGASYIASLSPA
- the LOC116262062 gene encoding uncharacterized protein LOC116262062 isoform X3, whose amino-acid sequence is MATVAIVKTSTCISPCENRTSDVQCNYKKKEALLGLGEDILKKDNKVELVASLFAVDCTTAQMPRGLKRKEAAQTPKYIDTKMDDVYPVKKLSDVLKLPPRKQNTKDRLDQSLSEGGLKFSTSNMKLRDFSCADNGNSNMPSSSSPSGNVSQGFQAKLTTCSQNKFRHVAELSSGIDGFSSSSHIDMDLALKGFAATELPKPSFCASSVGSGNHPGLISSNFCHEVHVLGDKAPLDFTLKSDMRLVSSSSVSWCHRLAVGGGGEVKLSGDVPKLVGTPPKVEALYPEALCSWLYPQTSLPSSVVSSLTISSARGGLAEIDFLSKRQLDWEDSFRSLYYMLRRNMCSIFYVYTSHFVAMFIGGDLLGKQKHSCNAYLSRSTRGLRALLKENDIGFTMPLCRSEVENPTTEDLHELSEFERRNPGQTSHRDHMYDVDNSSESLLAFVGIENVHGLYDILLNYRSFLSSLNSTDVPVLYSPVPFLNASSHSPQVRCKQVRRADTIHCTTGTSHVGIEGDPSSSICYSIEIRDSVLPPWVICRICKVMGLDDKTFEASLNFEGIWSYAALQWILFQLV
- the LOC116262062 gene encoding uncharacterized protein LOC116262062 isoform X2 encodes the protein MATVAIVKTSTCISPCENRTSDVQCNYKKKEALLGLGEDILKKDNKVELVASLFAVDCTTAQMPRGLKRKEAAQTPKYIDTKMDDVYPVKKLSDVLKLPPRKQNTKDRLDQSLSEGGLKFSTSNMKLRDFSCSSPSGNVSQGFQAKLTTCSQNKFRHVAELSSGIDGFSSSSHIDMDLALKGFAATELPKPSFCASSVGSGNHPGLISSNFCHEVHVLGDKAPLDFTLKSDMRLVSSSSVSWCHRLAVGGGGEVKLSGDVPKLVGTPPKVEALYPEALCSWLYPQTSLPSSVVSSLTISSARGGLAEIDFLSKRQLDWEDSFRSLYYMLRRNMCSIFYVYTSHFVAMFIGGDLLGKQKHSCNAYLSRSTRGLRALLKENDIGFTMPLCRSEVENPTTEDLHELSEFERRNPGQTSHRDHMYDVDNSSESLLAFVGIENVHGLYDILLNYRSFLSSLNSTDVPVLYSPVPFLNASSHSPQVRCKQVRRADTIHCTTGTSHVGIEGDPSSSICYSIEIRDSVLPPWVICRICKVMGLDDKTFEASFTMDPLSIGLNAALCDVSQETHDKSSSDDPSACSFMNAVVNISLRSACIQGLKYKGASYIASLSPA